A window of Haliscomenobacter hydrossis DSM 1100 contains these coding sequences:
- the pdxH gene encoding pyridoxamine 5'-phosphate oxidase, with amino-acid sequence MIKNIAHLRQDYSAATLDIADTRSNPIDQFAHWFEEALNAEVKEPNAFTLATINAEGRPRARVVLLKGFDHEGFVFYTNYNSAKAQELLDYPYAALCFVWLELERQVRIEGRIEKVSAETSREYFQSRPKQSQIGAWASPQSTIITDRAILDAEMERLEQQYANEEVLPLPPHWGGYLVRPDLVEFWQGRRSRLHDRVQYRLENVGWVKELLAP; translated from the coding sequence ATGATCAAGAATATAGCCCATTTGCGGCAAGATTACAGCGCAGCCACCCTGGACATTGCCGATACCCGGTCCAATCCCATCGATCAATTTGCGCACTGGTTTGAAGAGGCGCTGAATGCCGAGGTCAAAGAACCGAATGCCTTTACCCTGGCCACCATCAACGCGGAAGGGCGCCCACGTGCTCGGGTAGTTCTGCTAAAGGGTTTTGACCACGAAGGTTTTGTGTTTTACACCAATTACAACAGCGCCAAAGCCCAGGAATTGCTGGATTATCCCTATGCCGCTCTGTGTTTTGTTTGGCTGGAACTGGAGCGCCAGGTGCGCATCGAGGGCAGGATTGAAAAGGTGAGCGCCGAAACCTCACGGGAATACTTCCAAAGTCGCCCCAAGCAGAGCCAGATTGGTGCCTGGGCTTCCCCTCAAAGCACCATCATCACCGACCGCGCCATCCTAGATGCTGAAATGGAACGCCTGGAACAACAATACGCCAACGAGGAGGTGTTGCCCTTGCCACCTCACTGGGGCGGGTATTTGGTGCGGCCAGATTTGGTGGAGTTTTGGCAGGGGAGAAGGAGCAGGTTGCACGACCGGGTGCAGTATCGGCTGGAAAATGTGGGCTGGGTGAAGGAGTTGTTGGCGCCTTGA
- a CDS encoding nucleotidyltransferase family protein — MKKDHAAYPSTGIVILAAGASTRMGQPKQLLQVGEESLLQRAVRIALSTPYRPVVVVLGANREQIEPSLQGLEVLRVYNPDWATGMGGSIATGLAHLLQQAPALQQVLILVGDQPLLDSAHLLTLVNATNNGTCPMVVSRYANTTGVPALFDQSLFADLLALHGAQGAKSVIQKHVDQAAIVDFAAGALDIDTPEEWATFLAKNHAKKEDL; from the coding sequence ATGAAAAAAGACCATGCAGCTTACCCAAGCACGGGAATCGTCATCCTCGCCGCAGGAGCCTCAACCCGCATGGGACAACCCAAACAGTTGTTGCAAGTTGGGGAGGAAAGTTTGTTGCAAAGGGCAGTACGCATCGCCTTGAGTACACCTTATCGGCCAGTGGTGGTGGTACTGGGTGCCAACCGGGAGCAAATTGAACCGAGCTTGCAGGGGCTGGAGGTACTGCGTGTTTACAATCCCGATTGGGCTACCGGTATGGGTGGTTCCATCGCTACGGGTTTGGCGCATTTGCTGCAACAGGCACCCGCCCTGCAACAGGTCTTGATTTTGGTGGGTGACCAACCGCTGCTGGACAGCGCGCACCTGTTGACTTTGGTCAACGCCACTAACAATGGTACATGCCCGATGGTGGTTTCTCGCTACGCAAACACTACGGGCGTTCCGGCCTTATTTGATCAATCTCTTTTTGCTGATTTATTGGCTTTGCATGGCGCACAAGGGGCAAAATCGGTGATTCAAAAACACGTGGATCAGGCCGCCATCGTAGATTTTGCCGCAGGCGCGTTGGACATTGATACGCCGGAGGAATGGGCAACGTTTTTGGCAAAAAATCATGCTAAAAAAGAGGACTTGTAA
- a CDS encoding DUF5103 domain-containing protein — translation MLRFFILSLGLSFCLVQAIDAQDPALRYEDYIYQTNIRSVKLTQKGLYLSQPILTLDGNDLLELEFDDMEADSKSYYYRVIQCDVNWKPTPLSELDYIEGYANDLLREYHNSFKTTTSFSHYRLILPNENTRITRSGNYILQIYENLDKEVTVLTRRFIVLENKAFISAKLVPPAAVGKFRTHQEIDFEVSVDKLPVGNMRQEIKATILQNNRWDNAVHGLIPNFNRLNNLVWDYQDKVVFPAGKEFRWLDMRSLFLFGSQIASINRVNSRYEIIMKEDQVQESSQYFQIFDLNGDYVVGNSDQRGMRLNENLQRRPNLNVEGSKPNPADWRDLAQDESNHFNNSVGSDYAEVQFSLGMNEPLDNQDLYLVGRFNDWQMQPQYKMSFDNVLQAYTLRTPLKQGYYNYAYAAKPKNSTNAVANFSPIDGDWWETENVYTIIIYYRPFGERYDRVIGMAQVQSGIR, via the coding sequence ATGTTGCGTTTTTTCATCCTCTCACTGGGTTTGAGTTTTTGTTTGGTTCAAGCCATTGATGCCCAAGATCCGGCCTTGCGTTATGAAGATTACATCTACCAGACCAACATCCGTTCGGTAAAATTGACCCAAAAGGGGCTGTATCTTAGCCAGCCCATCTTGACTTTGGATGGAAACGACTTGCTGGAGCTGGAGTTTGACGATATGGAGGCCGATTCCAAATCGTACTACTACCGCGTCATTCAATGCGATGTCAATTGGAAGCCCACCCCCCTTTCGGAACTGGATTACATCGAGGGTTACGCCAATGACCTGCTGCGCGAATACCACAACTCGTTCAAAACCACCACGTCTTTTTCACACTATCGGCTCATTTTGCCCAATGAAAATACCCGCATTACCCGTTCGGGCAATTACATCTTACAGATTTACGAAAACCTCGACAAAGAAGTGACTGTTTTGACCCGCCGCTTCATCGTGTTGGAAAACAAGGCTTTTATCTCTGCCAAATTGGTGCCCCCCGCTGCGGTAGGCAAATTCAGAACCCATCAGGAAATTGACTTTGAAGTCAGTGTAGACAAACTGCCCGTGGGCAACATGCGTCAGGAAATCAAAGCGACGATTTTGCAAAACAACCGTTGGGACAATGCCGTACACGGCTTGATCCCCAACTTTAACCGCCTCAACAACCTGGTTTGGGATTATCAGGATAAAGTGGTGTTCCCCGCTGGCAAAGAATTCCGCTGGCTAGACATGCGCAGCCTGTTTCTTTTTGGTTCTCAAATTGCCTCCATCAATCGGGTCAATAGCCGTTACGAGATCATCATGAAAGAAGATCAGGTACAGGAAAGTTCGCAGTATTTCCAGATTTTTGACCTCAACGGCGATTACGTAGTGGGCAACTCCGACCAAAGGGGGATGCGCCTCAATGAAAACTTACAACGCCGCCCCAACCTGAACGTTGAAGGCAGTAAGCCCAATCCGGCTGACTGGCGCGATTTGGCGCAGGACGAGTCCAACCATTTCAACAATTCCGTAGGCAGTGATTACGCCGAGGTACAATTTTCACTGGGCATGAACGAGCCGCTCGACAATCAGGATCTATATCTCGTTGGTCGGTTCAATGATTGGCAGATGCAGCCCCAGTACAAAATGAGCTTCGACAATGTGCTGCAAGCCTATACCTTGCGCACGCCGCTGAAACAGGGCTATTACAATTACGCCTACGCAGCGAAACCCAAAAACAGTACCAATGCAGTGGCCAATTTTAGCCCCATCGATGGCGACTGGTGGGAAACCGAAAACGTGTACACCATCATCATTTATTACCGGCCGTTTGGCGAACGATACGACCGGGTAATTGGCATGGCGCAGGTTCAATCTGGGATTCGGTAG
- a CDS encoding TolC family protein, translating to MTRSIMSNFAKLSLSGLLSLLICVGINAQQRWSLQQCVEYATQNSISIKQAQNQIRNTELQLKQNQANRLPQINASTGGNIQFGRTIDPTTNSFNSQNITSNSLSLSAGVPVYNGGQIKNSIKQSRIDVEAIRYDAATAANNIALSVAAGYLNVLLAEEQLAIAKTQLDQSRLQLTQTEKLIEAGARPRNEKLDAQAQVALNEQTVVDAENQVILNTLSLKQLMLLDPAQELVIDRPQIVVPVDANPDAFVLEEIYVGAMGTQPQILAGLKRRESAIVGIDLAKAGMLPSLSFFGNLNSYASSRAYNYSFTNQRISQTAFFNGQPVTFEIESQIPVQLSKQAWADQINQNFGQSLGMQLSIPIFNNNRNRINMERAKINVIGVELTNQQAQQQLKTDIQTAIANARAARRSLLAAQAAEEASRLALENAQQRFEIGAANQLDFNTARNNLSRAQMDLTRAKYQYVFNVKQVEFYQGKKITLN from the coding sequence ATGACTAGAAGCATTATGTCAAACTTCGCCAAACTGAGCTTGAGTGGATTGTTAAGTCTGCTGATCTGTGTGGGAATAAATGCCCAACAACGCTGGAGTCTTCAACAATGTGTAGAATATGCCACTCAAAACAGCATCTCCATCAAGCAGGCTCAAAACCAGATCCGCAATACGGAACTTCAACTCAAACAGAACCAGGCCAACCGGCTACCACAAATAAATGCCTCGACAGGTGGTAACATTCAGTTTGGACGTACCATCGACCCGACGACAAACTCCTTTAACTCGCAAAACATCACCAGTAATAGTCTTTCCCTTTCGGCAGGCGTTCCGGTGTACAATGGCGGGCAAATCAAAAACAGCATCAAGCAAAGTCGCATTGATGTGGAAGCCATCCGCTACGACGCTGCCACTGCTGCAAACAACATTGCGCTGAGTGTCGCGGCGGGCTACCTCAATGTGCTGCTTGCAGAAGAACAACTGGCCATCGCCAAAACCCAATTGGATCAATCGCGTTTGCAATTGACGCAGACCGAAAAACTAATCGAAGCGGGGGCACGGCCACGCAACGAAAAATTGGACGCACAGGCACAGGTTGCACTCAACGAGCAAACCGTGGTAGATGCAGAAAACCAGGTCATCCTCAATACCTTATCGCTGAAACAACTGATGCTGCTCGACCCCGCGCAGGAATTAGTGATTGATCGCCCCCAAATCGTGGTTCCGGTAGACGCCAATCCAGATGCTTTTGTGCTGGAGGAAATTTATGTAGGTGCAATGGGAACTCAGCCCCAAATCCTGGCTGGCCTAAAACGCCGGGAAAGCGCTATAGTCGGTATTGACCTGGCTAAAGCTGGAATGTTGCCTTCTTTGTCCTTTTTTGGCAACCTCAATTCTTATGCTTCCAGTCGGGCGTACAACTATTCTTTTACCAACCAAAGAATCAGTCAAACTGCCTTTTTTAATGGCCAACCCGTTACCTTTGAAATTGAATCCCAAATTCCAGTTCAATTAAGCAAACAAGCCTGGGCCGATCAAATCAATCAAAACTTTGGTCAAAGTTTGGGTATGCAATTGTCGATCCCCATCTTCAACAACAACCGCAACCGCATCAACATGGAGCGGGCCAAAATCAACGTGATTGGGGTTGAGCTGACCAATCAACAAGCGCAGCAACAGCTGAAGACCGATATCCAAACCGCCATTGCCAATGCCCGTGCAGCACGGCGTTCACTCCTCGCCGCTCAGGCAGCGGAAGAAGCATCGCGCCTCGCCTTGGAAAATGCCCAACAACGATTCGAAATTGGTGCGGCCAATCAGCTGGATTTCAATACTGCCCGCAACAACTTATCGCGCGCACAAATGGACCTGACCCGCGCCAAATACCAGTACGTTTTTAACGTCAAACAGGTAGAATTCTACCAAGGCAAAAAAATAACCCTTAACTAA